The Paenibacillus dendritiformis region CCCATTCTGCGCAATACATACACCGGCATCAAGGAAGTCGATCCTTCCCTCGCGGAAGCGGCCCAAGCGATGGGGATGAGCAATCTGCAGCGCCTGATCAAGGTGGAGCTGCCGCTGGCGCTTCCGGTCATTATGGCCGGCATTCGCACGGCGATGGTGCTCATCGTCGGAACGGCCACGCTGGCGGCTCTGATCGGGGCGGGGGGACTCGGTGACATCATACTGCTCGGCATCGATCGCAACGATTCCATGCTCATTGTGCTGGGAGCCGTTCCGGCCGCGCTGTTGGCCTTATTCTTCGATTTCCTGCTGCGTAAGCTTGAGCGCCTGCCCTTCAACCGGCTGCTGACTGCGTTCGGCGTCCTTTGCGCCGCGCTGCTGCTCCTGATAGTGCTTCCCTTGGCCGTAAGAGAGCAGCCGAAGGAGATCGTGATCGCCGGCAAGCTCGGCGCGGAGCCGGAGATTCTCATTCATATGTACCAGCTGCTTATCGAAAAGAATACGAACCTGAAGGTCGAGCTGAAGCCCGGCCTCGGGAAAACCTCATTTGTCTTCCATGCGTTGCAGTCGGGAAGCATCGATATGTATCCGGAATTTACGGGAACGGCCATCTCCGAATTTCTGCGAGAGACGGCAGCCAGCACCGATGCCGCGCAGGTTTACGATCAGGCGAGGACCGGTCTGAAGGAGAAGTTCGATCTGGTACTGCTGGAACCGATGCAATACAACAATACATATACGCTGGCGATGCCGGCGGCAATAGCCGAGAAATATCAGTTGAAGAAGATTAGCGATATGGAGGCCGTGCAGCACATGATGAAGGCCGGCTTCACACTGGAATTCGCCGATCGGGGGGACGGCTACCGCGGGATTCAGGAGCTGTATGGCATTGCGTTCCCTCAGATGAAGACGATGGAGCCGAAGCTTCGATACACGGCTATCGAGACGGGGGATATTAATCTGGTGGATGCGTATTCTACAGATAGCGAGTTGAGGCAGCATGATCTGGTCGTGCTGGAGGATGACAAGCATCTATTTCCGCCTTATCAAGGCGCTCCGCTTATGCGAAGCGGTACGGCGAAGCGGTATCCGGAGCTGGTAGAAGCCTTGAACCGGCTGGCAGGCCGTATTACGGATGACGAGATGCGCGAGATGAATTACGAGGTGAACGCGGAGGGCAGAAGCGCCCGGGATGTCGCGAAGGAATTTTTGACGAAGGCGGGGCTGCTGTAAGAAGGTTGGAATTATCTTTATTTCGAGATATAATGAGGGAGAAGGCAAATATAGGTTGGCAGTCAGGAGGAATGACAGGATGAAAGTGGAGATTTGGTCGGACGTTGCATGTCCATTTTGCTATATCGGAAAGCACCGGTTCGAGGAAGCACTGAGCCAGTTCGGGCACGGGGACAAGGTGGAGATCATCTACCGCAGCTTCCAGCTCGACCCGAATGCGGAGAAGCATCCGACGAAAGATGCGTATACGGCAATTGCCGAGAAGTATGGCGTTAGCCGGGAACAGTCGATCGCCATGCACGAAGACATTGTCCGTCAAGGCAAGGAAGCGGGGATCGATTATCACTTCGATTCAATGATCATGACCAATACAATGGATGCGCACCGCCTGATTCACTTTGCCGGACAGCACGGTAAGCGGGATAAGGTGGCGGAATTGCTGTTCAAGGCGTACTTCACCGATGGGAAAAACGTCAGCGAGAAGGATACGCTGCTTGCCGTGGCCGCAGAAGCGGGACTGGATCGGGAAGCTGCTGCGCAGATGCTGGAGAGTACGCAATTCACTTCCGAGGTCGAGCAGGAGATGCGCGAAGCCAATCAATTAGGCTGCCGCGGCGTGCCGTTCTTCGTCTTTAACCGGAAGTATGCGGTAGGCGGAGCCCAGCAGCCGGAGATGTTCCTCGAAGTATTGGACAAAGCCTGGAAGGAAGAGAACCCATTGACGGTATTGACTCCGGAAGGCGGCGAAGGACTGTGCACGGACGATTCCTGCGGCATTGGGGAAAAATAATCCGGGGATAGGAGCAGGCGGCATTCCCTGGGCATGATGGAACCAAGGTGCCAGGTGCAAGTGCAGGGCAGGGCCAGGTGGAACTCACCTGGTCTCCACGGCCTGCGGTTGCGCTTTTTTCTGATTCATCCGTTCGGAATGGGCCTTGCCCCAGTTATGCATCGCTTCCAGAATCGGCACGAGGCTCTGGCCATATTCCGTGATGGAGTACTCGACCTTGGGCGGGACGACCGGGTAGACGACACGCTGCACGAGATCCTGCTCTTCCAGCTCGCGCAGCTGCAGCGTCAGCATGCGCTGGGTGATGTCGGGATTCAGCCGCTTCAACTCGCTGAAGCGCTTCGTGCCTCCGGTAATGAGCTGCATGAGAATAATCGGCTTCCATTTGCCGACGATGGCATCCAAGGCGACGACGACTTCGCACGGCACTGGATTGTTCTTGTTCATTTCATTCGCTCCCCCTGTATAAAGACGGTATCTTTGGTGATACTACAGCACATAGATGTGCCTACTTATATTAAATCGATCTATCGTTTATTATAGCATGTGTAGGCAAGACGATATTATCGATAGATGAAGAGGAGTGGTTCAGATGAGTAAAGAGTTTCTCGACGCAGTCAAAAAAAGACGCAGCATTTATGCCATCAGCAAGGAGTCTGTACTGAGCGACGAGCAGTTGGAGCGTTTGATTGGAGAGGCTGTATTGCATACACCTTCCTCCTTCAACTCGCAGAGCGCCCGCGTCGTCGTCTTGTTGAACGAGCAGCACAACAAGCTGTGGGATTTGACGACCGAGACGCTGCGGCAGGTGGTGCCGGCGGAGAACTTCGGACCGACCCAAGACAAGATGACTGCCTTCCGCAACGGATACGGAACCGTTCTGTTCTTCGAAGATCAAGCGGTGATTCAAGGCCTGCAGGAGAAATTCGCTTTGTACAAAGACAATTTCCCGGTCTGGTCGGAACAGTCTTCGGGCATGCTGCAATTTGTCGTATGGACCGCACTGGAAGCGGAAGGCTACGGCGCAACCCTGCAGCACTACAATCCATTGATCAACGATGCGGTAAGCAAGGAATGGAACATTCCAGACACTTGGAAATTGATCGCGCAAATGCCGTTCGGCAAGCCGACCGCGGCGCCGGGCGAGAAGGAGTTCGCACCGCTCGAAGATCGTCTGAAAGTGTTCAAATAAGCCAAAACCAACAAGCATCCGCCGACATCCGGATGACAGCAAGAGGCTCAAGCGTCGATTCGCTTGAGCCCTTTTTTTTGCGTGTGCCATGAAGCACATCGTTCTAAGCCCACAAGAGATTCTTGACCCATTGCCCTCCATCCAAACAGTACGTGAGTCTAATATGTTTGCGATTTTCATTCCCCTGTCAAAACTCCACTTCGTTCGCTTCGACACGATACATCGTCCATGAAGGAAAGACTAATCCCGGGGTTTGTGCTACTCGCTTCATTTGCTCCTGTAACGCCTCGTCGAAGTCTTGTCGTTTTTCTAACACGGCGCTTTGCTTGCCGATAAGAGCGATGGCCCGGGCTACGGCGCCCCGGTTCAAATTTACCCGCAAGAACGATCCTTTATCCGCAGCCGCTGCCAACTTCATTCAACTGAGTCGCAGCAATCCTTAATGAGGCAGTACCCTGCGGAGGTCTGCGTCGTACAGGCTTCGCGTCATCCAGGAAGGGGCAGGCTTCCTCTGCGACGCGAAACAGTGGTGGGGGAGAACCAATAAAGCAGGACGAATCGCGAGATTCGTCCTGCTCTTGGCTACAGCTTCGTCAATATTTCTGGACCGTTGTCGGTAATCGCCACGGTGTGCTCATACTGGACGCAGATCGAGTGATCCGCCGTCCGGGCGGTCCATCCGTCACTCTCGACATAGGTGTGATAGTCGCCCAAGGTCAGCATCGGTTCGATCGCGATAACCATGCCCTGCTTCAGCCTCGGCCCCGTACCTGGGCGGCCGTAGTGGGGGATGGGCGGCTCTTCCCACAGATCCTGGCCGATGCCGTGCCCGGTGAAATCTCTGACATTGCCGTATCCATGGCGGTCGGCGAACGTCTGAATCGCGAAGCCGATATCGCCGACGCGATTGCCGGGGACGGCCTGCTCGATGCCGAGGAACAGGCTCTGATGGCAGACGTCCATCAACTGCCGGATGTCGTCGGAGACGGTGCCGACGGCGTATGTCCAGCCGGAATCGCCATGATAGCCGCGATAATGCGCTCCGATGTCGATCGTGACGACATCGCCTTCCTCGAGCGGCTCGTCATCGGGGAAGCCGTGGCAGATGACATCGTTCTTCGCCACGCAGATCGAAGCGGTGAAGCCGTGATGTCCGAGGAAGCTCGGCACGGCTCCGCGCGAGCGGATATGCTGCTCGACCAGCCGATCAAGCGCTGTCGTCTGGACGCCCGGCTTGATCGCCTCGGCCAGCTTGGCATGGCATTCCGCTACGATTCGCCCTGCCTCTCTCATAATCCCGATTTCTTCATTCGATTTTAGTATTATCATTGACTCTCCTCCTGATCTTCTGTCCGCTTGCAATGATTATCCAGGAAGTCCAGCATCTCCGCCCATGAGTCCGCGCAGGCCTCGGCATCCTTGTCGTCGCTTCCTCCGAGCAGCAGCGTGCCGCTGCGATGGACGGTGCTCGGCAAGTACGGCGCCTGAATCATATGGCCCGCGTCCGGATAGGAGAGATGCCGGACGGGATATGGGAATTCCTTCTCGCGCAGCCGCGCTGCGGCTACCTCGGAGAAGTAGGTGGAAGGCCAGGTCTTATCGTCTCCGCCGGAGATGAGCAGTACCGGTCCCTGGATACGCTCCAGCGGAATCATGGCGCCGCCCCAGTCCGGCTTCAGCTTGACGCTCTTCTCATACAAGGAGGCGAAGGAGATCGGTTGCTTCGTGAACCGCCTGCTCAGAATGCGGAACAGCAGCGCCAGATTCATGCGTAGCGGCACGAATGGCAGCGGTTCCCCCTTGTGCGTCCAGGAGGATGCCGGCGTTCCGCCGACGAAGCTCGAAAACAGATATGGGCTCGGCACGTAGCTGACGACGGGATGCAGCTCCGGATAGGTCGCCCCGAGCAGCAGCGCCAGCTCTCCGCCCTTGGAACGGCCGACGACCGCGATGGACTCGTGGCGGATGCCCGGCTGGGACTTCAGCCAGGAGACGGCCTTCTCGAAGTATTCAAGCGGGATCTCCCGCAGCTGGGAAGGAAGCGGGCCGACCCCGAAATAAGCCAAGGCAAGGGCAGCGTAGCCGCGCGAGGCCAGCAAGCCGGCCATGCATTCATTCACGCCG contains the following coding sequences:
- a CDS encoding ABC transporter permease/substrate-binding protein → MSILFEVLRERQDQLFSALLAHVQISFVTLFLALMIAVPLGIHITRHPNMAEGLIGLSAVLQTIPSLALLGLLIPLLGIGTLPAVTALVAYALLPILRNTYTGIKEVDPSLAEAAQAMGMSNLQRLIKVELPLALPVIMAGIRTAMVLIVGTATLAALIGAGGLGDIILLGIDRNDSMLIVLGAVPAALLALFFDFLLRKLERLPFNRLLTAFGVLCAALLLLIVLPLAVREQPKEIVIAGKLGAEPEILIHMYQLLIEKNTNLKVELKPGLGKTSFVFHALQSGSIDMYPEFTGTAISEFLRETAASTDAAQVYDQARTGLKEKFDLVLLEPMQYNNTYTLAMPAAIAEKYQLKKISDMEAVQHMMKAGFTLEFADRGDGYRGIQELYGIAFPQMKTMEPKLRYTAIETGDINLVDAYSTDSELRQHDLVVLEDDKHLFPPYQGAPLMRSGTAKRYPELVEALNRLAGRITDDEMREMNYEVNAEGRSARDVAKEFLTKAGLL
- a CDS encoding DsbA family oxidoreductase, producing MKVEIWSDVACPFCYIGKHRFEEALSQFGHGDKVEIIYRSFQLDPNAEKHPTKDAYTAIAEKYGVSREQSIAMHEDIVRQGKEAGIDYHFDSMIMTNTMDAHRLIHFAGQHGKRDKVAELLFKAYFTDGKNVSEKDTLLAVAAEAGLDREAAAQMLESTQFTSEVEQEMREANQLGCRGVPFFVFNRKYAVGGAQQPEMFLEVLDKAWKEENPLTVLTPEGGEGLCTDDSCGIGEK
- a CDS encoding winged helix-turn-helix transcriptional regulator, with product MNKNNPVPCEVVVALDAIVGKWKPIILMQLITGGTKRFSELKRLNPDITQRMLTLQLRELEEQDLVQRVVYPVVPPKVEYSITEYGQSLVPILEAMHNWGKAHSERMNQKKAQPQAVETR
- a CDS encoding nitroreductase family protein, with translation MSKEFLDAVKKRRSIYAISKESVLSDEQLERLIGEAVLHTPSSFNSQSARVVVLLNEQHNKLWDLTTETLRQVVPAENFGPTQDKMTAFRNGYGTVLFFEDQAVIQGLQEKFALYKDNFPVWSEQSSGMLQFVVWTALEAEGYGATLQHYNPLINDAVSKEWNIPDTWKLIAQMPFGKPTAAPGEKEFAPLEDRLKVFK
- the map gene encoding type I methionyl aminopeptidase, which codes for MIILKSNEEIGIMREAGRIVAECHAKLAEAIKPGVQTTALDRLVEQHIRSRGAVPSFLGHHGFTASICVAKNDVICHGFPDDEPLEEGDVVTIDIGAHYRGYHGDSGWTYAVGTVSDDIRQLMDVCHQSLFLGIEQAVPGNRVGDIGFAIQTFADRHGYGNVRDFTGHGIGQDLWEEPPIPHYGRPGTGPRLKQGMVIAIEPMLTLGDYHTYVESDGWTARTADHSICVQYEHTVAITDNGPEILTKL
- a CDS encoding acyl-CoA thioester hydrolase/BAAT C-terminal domain-containing protein, yielding MMNQLQLEVAETSLLDDRLDIRVRHAPTAETVTLRAVTKDEEGAAWHSYAVFLSDDSGIIDVGRQAPLEGTYRTADAMGLFWSMKPSASDLEIFRKAGSDPLQVTLTVEIDGRIVAERQLVRQVIADEVERIPLNPDELGIAGTFFRPRAAERPPAVLVLAGSGGGVNECMAGLLASRGYAALALAYFGVGPLPSQLREIPLEYFEKAVSWLKSQPGIRHESIAVVGRSKGGELALLLGATYPELHPVVSYVPSPYLFSSFVGGTPASSWTHKGEPLPFVPLRMNLALLFRILSRRFTKQPISFASLYEKSVKLKPDWGGAMIPLERIQGPVLLISGGDDKTWPSTYFSEVAAARLREKEFPYPVRHLSYPDAGHMIQAPYLPSTVHRSGTLLLGGSDDKDAEACADSWAEMLDFLDNHCKRTEDQEESQ